The Amycolatopsis mongoliensis genome includes a window with the following:
- the rpsS gene encoding 30S ribosomal protein S19, with amino-acid sequence MPRSLKKGPFVDDHLLKKVDALNESGKKTVIKTWSRRSTIIPDFLGHTIAVHDGRKHVPVFVTEAMVGHKLGEFAPTRTFKGHIKDDRKSRRR; translated from the coding sequence ATGCCACGTAGCCTTAAGAAAGGCCCCTTCGTGGACGACCACCTGCTCAAGAAGGTGGACGCGCTGAACGAATCGGGCAAGAAGACGGTCATCAAGACCTGGTCGCGCCGCTCGACGATCATCCCGGACTTCCTGGGTCACACGATCGCCGTGCACGACGGCCGCAAGCACGTCCCGGTGTTCGTCACCGAGGCCATGGTGGGTCACAAGCTGGGCGAGTTCGCCCCGACGCGGACCTTCAAGGGCCACATCAAGGACGACCGCAAGTCGCGCCGCCGCTGA
- the rplB gene encoding 50S ribosomal protein L2, producing MGIRKYKPTTPGRRGSSVSDFAEITRSTPEKSLLRPLSGSGGRNSSGKITTRHKGGGHKRAYRVIDFRRNDKDGIPAKVAHIEYDPNRSARIALLHYADGEKRYIIAPEKLKQGDTVENGPRADIKPGNNLPLRNIPVGTVIHAIELRPGGGAKMARSAGAKVQLVAKDGPYAQLRLPSGEIRNVDVRNRATVGEVGNSEHANINWGKAGRNRWRGKRPTVRGVVMNPVDHPHGGGEGKTSGGRHPVNPNGKPEGRTRRRKPSDALIVRRRRTGKNKR from the coding sequence ATGGGCATCCGCAAGTACAAGCCGACGACCCCGGGTCGTCGCGGTTCGAGCGTCTCGGACTTCGCCGAGATCACCCGCTCCACTCCGGAGAAGTCGCTGCTTCGTCCGCTGAGCGGTTCGGGCGGTCGCAACTCGTCCGGCAAGATCACCACCCGGCACAAGGGTGGCGGCCACAAGCGCGCGTACCGAGTCATCGACTTCCGTCGCAACGACAAGGACGGCATCCCCGCCAAGGTCGCGCACATCGAGTACGACCCCAACCGGTCCGCTCGCATCGCGCTGCTGCACTACGCCGACGGCGAGAAGCGCTACATCATCGCGCCGGAGAAGCTGAAGCAGGGCGACACCGTCGAGAACGGCCCCCGGGCCGACATCAAGCCGGGCAACAACCTGCCGCTGCGCAACATCCCGGTCGGCACCGTGATCCACGCGATCGAGCTCCGCCCCGGTGGCGGCGCGAAGATGGCGCGGTCCGCGGGCGCGAAGGTGCAGCTCGTCGCCAAGGACGGTCCGTACGCCCAGCTGCGTCTCCCCTCGGGCGAGATCCGCAACGTGGACGTGCGCAACCGCGCCACGGTCGGCGAGGTCGGCAACTCCGAGCACGCCAACATCAACTGGGGCAAGGCCGGCCGCAACCGCTGGCGCGGCAAGCGCCCCACGGTCCGTGGTGTCGTCATGAACCCGGTCGACCACCCGCACGGTGGTGGTGAGGGTAAGACCTCCGGTGGTCGCCACCCGGTCAACCCGAACGGTAAGCCCGAGGGTCGCACGCGCCGGCGCAAGCCGAGCGACGCCCTCATCGTCCGCCGCCGGCGTACCGGCAAGAACAAGCGCTGA
- the rplW gene encoding 50S ribosomal protein L23, with translation MSSVAIPDPRDILLAPVISEKSYGLLEDHKYTFIVRPDANKTQIKIAVEKVFGVKVVSVNTANRQGKRKRTRAGFGKRKDTKRAIVTLSPESKAIEIFGGPTA, from the coding sequence GTGAGTTCGGTCGCCATTCCGGACCCCCGCGACATCCTGCTCGCGCCGGTCATCTCCGAGAAGTCCTACGGGCTGCTCGAGGACCACAAGTACACGTTCATCGTCCGCCCGGACGCCAACAAGACCCAGATCAAGATCGCGGTCGAGAAGGTGTTCGGCGTCAAGGTGGTCAGCGTCAACACGGCCAACCGCCAGGGCAAGCGGAAGCGGACTCGCGCGGGCTTCGGCAAGCGCAAGGACACCAAGCGCGCCATCGTGACTCTTTCGCCCGAGAGCAAGGCGATCGAGATCTTCGGCGGACCCACCGCGTAA
- the rplD gene encoding 50S ribosomal protein L4, which yields MTSVELKTPAGKADGTVDLPEEIFDVQANVALMHQVVVAQQAAARQGTHDTKTRGEVSGGGKKPYRQKGTGRARQGSTRAPQFVGGGVVHGPTPRDYSQRTPKKMKAAALRGALSDRARAGQLHVVTELVTGEKPSTKAAKTALAAVTAAKRVLVVLHRDDELSWVSLRNLPEVHLLWADQLNTYDVLVNDDVVFTKAAYDVFVAGPARGKAGKASARSGEVTEGSDEK from the coding sequence ATGACAAGCGTCGAGCTGAAGACCCCGGCCGGTAAAGCCGACGGCACCGTGGACCTCCCGGAGGAGATCTTCGACGTGCAGGCCAATGTCGCGCTGATGCACCAGGTGGTGGTGGCCCAGCAGGCCGCCGCGCGCCAGGGCACGCACGACACGAAGACCCGTGGTGAGGTCTCCGGTGGCGGCAAGAAGCCGTACCGGCAGAAGGGCACCGGCCGTGCCCGCCAGGGTTCGACCCGCGCGCCGCAGTTCGTCGGCGGTGGCGTCGTCCACGGCCCCACGCCGCGCGACTACTCCCAGCGCACCCCGAAGAAGATGAAGGCCGCCGCCCTGCGTGGCGCCCTCTCCGACCGGGCCCGCGCCGGCCAGCTGCACGTCGTCACCGAGCTGGTGACCGGCGAGAAGCCGTCGACCAAGGCCGCCAAGACCGCCCTCGCCGCCGTCACGGCCGCGAAGCGCGTGCTCGTGGTGCTGCACCGGGACGACGAGCTGAGCTGGGTCTCCCTGCGGAACCTGCCCGAGGTGCACCTCCTCTGGGCCGACCAGCTCAACACCTACGACGTGCTGGTCAACGACGACGTCGTGTTCACCAAGGCCGCGTACGACGTGTTCGTCGCCGGCCCCGCCCGCGGCAAGGCCGGCAAGGCTTCGGCGCGGTCGGGCGAGGTCACGGAAGGGAGTGACGAGAAGTGA
- the rplC gene encoding 50S ribosomal protein L3: MSDRQMKGILGTKLGMTQVFDEQNRVVPVTVVKAGPNVVTQVRTQEKDGYKAVQLAFGAVDPRKVNKPRTGHYEKAGVTPRRFLAELRTTDAETYEVGQEITAEVFAAGVEVDVTGTSKGKGYAGVMKRHGFKGQGASHGAQAVHRKPGSIGGCATPGRVFKGLRMAGRMGNDRVTTQNLTVHAVRAEDGLLLIKGAVPGPKGGLLFVRSAAKGGNSE; this comes from the coding sequence ATGTCTGACAGGCAGATGAAGGGCATCCTGGGCACCAAGCTCGGCATGACCCAGGTCTTCGACGAGCAGAACCGGGTTGTCCCGGTCACCGTCGTGAAGGCCGGTCCGAACGTGGTGACCCAGGTTCGGACGCAGGAGAAGGACGGCTACAAGGCCGTGCAGCTGGCGTTCGGCGCGGTCGACCCGCGCAAGGTGAACAAGCCGCGCACCGGCCACTACGAAAAGGCGGGCGTGACCCCGCGGCGCTTCCTCGCGGAGCTGCGTACCACCGACGCCGAGACCTACGAGGTCGGCCAGGAGATCACCGCCGAGGTGTTCGCCGCCGGCGTCGAGGTCGACGTGACCGGTACCAGCAAGGGCAAGGGCTACGCCGGTGTCATGAAGCGCCACGGTTTCAAGGGCCAGGGCGCGAGCCACGGTGCCCAGGCCGTGCACCGCAAGCCGGGTTCGATCGGTGGCTGCGCCACCCCCGGCCGCGTCTTCAAGGGCCTGCGCATGGCGGGCCGGATGGGCAACGACCGGGTCACCACGCAGAACCTGACCGTGCACGCCGTGCGTGCCGAGGACGGCCTGCTGCTGATCAAGGGCGCCGTGCCCGGTCCCAAGGGCGGCCTGCTGTTCGTGCGCAGCGCCGCGAAGGGTGGTAACTCCGAATGA
- the rpsJ gene encoding 30S ribosomal protein S10, whose translation MAGQKIRIRLKAYDHEAIDTSARKIVETVTRTGARVVGPVPLPTEKNVYCVIRSPHKYKDSREHFEMRTHKRLIDILDPTPKTVDALMRIDLPASVDVNIQ comes from the coding sequence ATGGCGGGACAGAAGATCCGCATCCGGCTCAAGGCCTACGACCACGAGGCGATCGACACCTCGGCGCGCAAGATCGTGGAGACGGTCACGCGCACCGGCGCCCGTGTTGTCGGGCCGGTGCCGCTGCCCACCGAGAAGAACGTTTACTGCGTCATCCGCTCGCCGCACAAGTACAAGGACTCGCGCGAGCACTTCGAGATGCGCACGCACAAGCGTCTGATCGACATCCTCGACCCGACGCCGAAGACGGTCGACGCGCTCATGCGCATCGACCTGCCGGCGAGCGTCGACGTCAACATCCAGTAA
- the tuf gene encoding elongation factor Tu, producing MAKAKFERSKPHVNIGTIGHVDHGKTTLTAAITKVLHDKYPELNESRAFDQIDNAPEEKQRGITINISHVEYQTEKRHYAHVDAPGHADYIKNMITGAAQMDGAILVVAATDGPMPQTREHVLLARQVGVPYIVVALNKADMVDDEEILELVELEVRELLSSQEFPGDDAPVVRVSGLKALEGDEKWSEAVLELMTAVDDNVPDPVRELDKPFLMPIEDVFTITGRGTVVTGRVERGVINVNEEVEIVGIKEKSTKTTVTGVEMFRKLLDQGQAGDNVGLLVRGIKREDVERGQVVVKPGTTTPHTDFEGRVYILSKDEGGRHTPFFNNYRPQFYFRTTDVTGVVTLPEGTEMVMPGDNTDISVQLIQPVAMDVNLRFAIREGGRTVGAGQVTKIIK from the coding sequence GTGGCGAAGGCGAAGTTCGAGCGGAGCAAGCCGCACGTCAACATCGGGACCATCGGTCACGTCGACCACGGCAAGACCACGCTGACCGCGGCGATCACCAAGGTTCTGCACGACAAGTACCCGGAGCTCAACGAGTCCCGGGCGTTCGACCAGATCGACAACGCGCCGGAAGAGAAGCAGCGCGGCATCACGATCAACATCTCGCACGTCGAGTACCAGACCGAGAAGCGTCACTACGCGCACGTCGACGCCCCCGGTCACGCGGACTACATCAAGAACATGATCACCGGTGCCGCCCAGATGGACGGCGCGATCCTGGTGGTCGCCGCGACCGACGGCCCGATGCCGCAGACCCGTGAGCACGTGCTGCTCGCCCGCCAGGTCGGCGTGCCCTACATCGTGGTCGCGCTGAACAAGGCCGACATGGTCGACGACGAGGAGATCCTGGAGCTCGTCGAGCTCGAGGTCCGCGAGCTGCTGTCCTCGCAGGAGTTCCCCGGCGACGACGCCCCCGTCGTGCGCGTCTCGGGCCTCAAGGCCCTCGAGGGCGACGAGAAGTGGTCCGAGGCCGTTCTCGAGCTGATGACCGCCGTCGACGACAACGTGCCGGACCCGGTGCGTGAGCTCGACAAGCCGTTCCTCATGCCGATCGAGGACGTCTTCACGATCACCGGTCGCGGCACCGTCGTCACCGGTCGCGTCGAGCGTGGCGTGATCAACGTGAACGAAGAGGTCGAGATCGTCGGCATCAAGGAGAAGTCGACCAAGACCACCGTCACCGGTGTCGAGATGTTCCGCAAGCTGCTCGACCAGGGCCAGGCGGGCGACAACGTCGGCCTCCTCGTCCGCGGCATCAAGCGCGAGGACGTCGAGCGCGGCCAGGTCGTCGTGAAGCCGGGCACCACCACCCCGCACACCGACTTCGAGGGCCGGGTCTACATCCTGTCGAAGGACGAGGGTGGCCGTCACACCCCGTTCTTCAACAACTACCGCCCGCAGTTCTACTTCCGCACCACCGACGTGACCGGCGTCGTGACCCTCCCCGAGGGCACCGAGATGGTCATGCCGGGCGACAACACCGACATCTCGGTGCAGCTGATCCAGCCGGTCGCCATGGACGTGAACCTGCGCTTCGCCATCCGCGAGGGTGGCCGCACCGTCGGTGCGGGTCAGGTCACCAAGATCATCAAGTGA
- the fusA gene encoding elongation factor G: protein MAREVLTDLNKVRNIGIMAHIDAGKTTTTERILFYTGVNYKIGEVHDGAATMDWMEEEQKRGITITSAATTTFWDDHQINIIDTPGHVDFTVEVERNLRVLDGAVAVFDGKEGVEPQSEQVWRQADKYDVPRICFVNKMDKLGADFYYTVKTIVDRLGVRPLVIQLPIGAENEFEGVVDLVRMKALTWRGEVQKGEDYSVEDIPADLAEKAAEYREKLVETVAEADDALMEKFLEGEELTEAEIKAGIRKLTITSQVFPVLAGSAFKNKGVQPMLDAVIDYLPTPLDVPAVEGLLPDGETVASRKASVDEPFAALAFKIAAHPFFGKLTYIRVYSGKVAAGAQVINATKERKERIGKIFQMHSNKENPVDDAQVGHIYAVIGLKDTTTGDTLADPQNPIVLESMTFPEPVIRVAIEPKTKADQEKLSLAIQKLAEEDPTFQVKLDEDTGQTIIAGMGELHLEVLVNRMKSDYKVEANIGKPQVAYRETIKKTVEKLDYVHKKQTGGSGQFAKVIVKLEPLERTDGALYEFDNKVTGGRVPREYIPSVDAGAQDAMQYGVLAGYPLVGLKFTLLDGAYHEVDSSEMAFKIAGSMAMKEAAKKAGPVILEPMMAVEVTTPEDYMGDVIGDLNSRRGQIQAMEERAGTRVVKALVPLSEMFGYVGDLRSRTQGRANYSMVFDSYAEVPANVAKEIIAKATGE, encoded by the coding sequence GTGGCACGTGAAGTGCTGACCGACCTGAACAAGGTCCGCAACATCGGCATCATGGCCCACATCGACGCCGGCAAGACCACCACCACCGAGCGGATCCTGTTCTACACCGGGGTCAACTACAAGATCGGTGAGGTCCACGACGGCGCCGCCACCATGGACTGGATGGAGGAGGAGCAGAAGCGGGGTATCACCATCACCTCGGCTGCGACCACCACCTTCTGGGACGACCACCAGATCAACATCATCGACACCCCGGGCCACGTCGACTTCACCGTCGAGGTGGAGCGCAACCTCCGGGTGCTCGACGGTGCGGTCGCGGTGTTCGACGGCAAGGAAGGCGTCGAGCCGCAGTCCGAGCAGGTCTGGCGGCAGGCGGACAAGTACGACGTCCCGCGCATCTGCTTCGTCAACAAGATGGACAAGCTCGGCGCGGACTTCTACTACACGGTGAAGACCATCGTCGACCGCCTCGGTGTCCGGCCGCTGGTCATCCAGCTGCCGATCGGCGCCGAGAACGAGTTCGAAGGTGTCGTCGACCTGGTCCGCATGAAGGCGCTGACCTGGCGCGGCGAGGTCCAGAAGGGCGAGGACTACTCCGTCGAGGACATCCCGGCCGACCTGGCCGAGAAGGCCGCGGAGTACCGCGAGAAGCTCGTCGAGACCGTCGCCGAGGCGGACGACGCGCTGATGGAGAAGTTCCTCGAGGGTGAGGAGCTGACGGAGGCCGAGATCAAGGCCGGCATCCGCAAGCTCACCATCACCAGCCAGGTCTTCCCGGTGCTGGCCGGTTCCGCGTTCAAGAACAAGGGCGTGCAGCCCATGCTCGACGCGGTCATCGACTACCTGCCGACCCCGTTGGACGTCCCGGCCGTCGAGGGCCTGCTGCCCGACGGCGAGACCGTGGCGTCCCGCAAGGCGTCGGTCGACGAGCCGTTCGCCGCGCTCGCGTTCAAGATCGCCGCGCACCCGTTCTTCGGCAAGCTGACCTACATCCGGGTGTACTCGGGCAAGGTCGCCGCCGGCGCTCAGGTCATCAACGCGACCAAGGAGCGCAAGGAGCGCATCGGGAAGATCTTCCAGATGCACTCCAACAAGGAGAACCCGGTGGACGACGCCCAGGTCGGCCACATCTACGCGGTCATCGGGCTGAAGGACACCACCACGGGTGACACCCTGGCGGACCCGCAGAACCCGATCGTGCTGGAGTCGATGACGTTCCCCGAGCCGGTCATCCGGGTCGCGATCGAGCCGAAGACGAAGGCCGACCAGGAGAAGCTGTCCCTGGCGATCCAGAAGCTGGCCGAAGAGGACCCGACGTTCCAGGTCAAGCTGGACGAGGACACCGGCCAGACGATCATCGCGGGCATGGGCGAGCTGCACCTCGAGGTGCTGGTGAACCGGATGAAGTCCGACTACAAGGTCGAGGCGAACATCGGCAAGCCGCAGGTCGCCTACCGCGAGACGATCAAGAAGACGGTCGAGAAGCTCGACTACGTCCACAAGAAGCAGACCGGTGGTTCCGGCCAGTTCGCGAAGGTCATCGTGAAGCTGGAGCCGCTCGAGCGCACCGACGGCGCGCTCTACGAGTTCGACAACAAGGTGACCGGTGGTCGCGTGCCGCGGGAGTACATCCCGTCGGTCGACGCGGGCGCGCAGGACGCGATGCAGTACGGCGTCCTGGCCGGCTACCCGCTCGTCGGGTTGAAGTTCACCCTGTTGGACGGTGCGTACCACGAGGTCGACTCTTCGGAGATGGCGTTCAAGATCGCCGGTTCCATGGCGATGAAGGAAGCCGCGAAGAAGGCCGGCCCGGTGATCCTGGAGCCGATGATGGCGGTCGAGGTGACCACGCCCGAGGACTACATGGGTGACGTCATCGGTGACCTCAACTCCCGCCGTGGTCAGATCCAGGCCATGGAGGAGCGGGCGGGCACCCGCGTCGTGAAGGCGCTGGTCCCGCTGTCGGAGATGTTCGGCTACGTCGGCGACCTGCGGTCCCGCACCCAGGGCCGGGCGAACTACTCCATGGTGTTCGACTCCTACGCCGAGGTTCCCGCGAACGTCGCGAAGGAAATCATCGCGAAGGCGACGGGGGAGTAA
- the rpsG gene encoding 30S ribosomal protein S7, translated as MPRKGPAPKRPLISDPVYASPLVTQLVNKVLKDGKRSLAERIVYGALEGAREKTGTDPVVTLKRALDNVKPTIEVKSRRVGGATYQVPIEVKPGRSTTLALRWLVSFSQARREKTMIERLQNELLDASNGLGASVKRREDTHKMAESNRAFAHYRW; from the coding sequence ATGCCCCGCAAGGGTCCGGCCCCGAAGCGGCCGCTGATCTCCGACCCCGTCTACGCCTCCCCGCTGGTCACCCAGCTGGTGAACAAGGTGCTGAAGGACGGGAAGCGGTCCCTGGCCGAGCGCATCGTGTACGGCGCGCTCGAAGGCGCTCGCGAGAAGACGGGCACCGACCCGGTCGTCACGCTGAAGCGCGCCCTCGACAACGTGAAGCCCACCATCGAGGTGAAGAGCCGCCGCGTCGGTGGCGCCACCTACCAGGTGCCGATCGAGGTCAAGCCGGGCCGCTCCACCACCCTCGCGCTGCGCTGGCTGGTCTCCTTCTCGCAGGCCCGCCGCGAGAAGACGATGATCGAGCGCCTGCAGAACGAGCTCCTCGACGCTTCCAACGGCCTCGGTGCCAGCGTGAAGCGCCGCGAGGACACGCACAAGATGGCCGAGTCCAACCGGGCCTTCGCGCACTACCGCTGGTGA